AACCTCCTCATGAATTCGCTCGATGCCGCTCTGCACCTGTTCAGTCGGAGTCATCGATGACTCTCCGGGAGCGGTCGGCGGACCCGGGACCGCCGAGCGTTCAACCGTCGCTTGGTAAATGCGAATCGGCGAGTTTGGATCTTCACCTAGGGCATCGATATCCCGCTCTTTGACTCCTTCAGGGAACAGCTTCAGAAGCTGTCGCCCTGCGTCAGTTATCCGGTAGTGCCCACGCTTTGGACGGTCGATAGCTCCTACGTTCGTGAGAAATGAGACCGCCCAGCCGATCCGATTCTGGTACCTAAACTGGCTACCTGATGGCAGAAGCTCGTTTCTCTGATCGTCGCTTAGCTGAACGAGATCGGCGATAAGGGGCTGAAAGTCGCGCCAGTGGCGGACCTGGCCGTCGTTCATCACTTCGAGCGTTGGGATCATGAAACCCTCCCAGTTCGGCATATCGGTCATGCCACACCTCCCTCCAGGTCAACAACGATGGCGTCGATCTCTGTTCGTAGGACTGACTGGCGGGCAACGATACGGGCGATCTCAGCGTTCAGCTCATCGATGTCGATGACCTCGCGGGTGTCCTCGGCTTCAACATGACTGGAGACGGACAGGTTGTAGTCTGCCGCTGCAACGTCCTCGTTCGACACAAGATGTGCCGCATACTCAACATTGACACGATCCTTGAGGGCAGTGAGAATGGCTTCCTGATTGCCTGCCAGCAGCTTGTTCTTGTTGCCAACACGTTTGAACTGCTTTGAAGCGTCGATGAAAAGGATCGAGTTATCGGTCTTAGACTTCTTCAAAACTATGATGCATGTGGCGATAGTGGTGCCGAAGAAAAGGTCAGGGGGCAACTGGATTACGGCGTCGATGTAGTTGTTGTCGACAAGGTACTTGCGGATCTTCTTCTCGGCGCCACCCCGGTACAAAACACCGGGGAACTCAACGATTGCGGCAGTGCCGTCAACCGCCAACCACGACAGAATGTGCATGGTGAAGGCCAGGTCAGCCTTCGACTTTGGAGCCAAGACGCCGGCTGGGGCGAACCTAGGGTCGTTGATGAGCAGAGGGTTGGCGTCCCCGGCCCACTTGATTGAATAGGGAGGATTGGAGACTATGGCGTCAAAAGGCTCGTCATCCCAGTGCTCCGGTTCGATGAGAGTATCCCCCAAGGCAATACTGAACTTCTCATAGTTGACCCCGTGCAGGAACATGTTGATGCGCGCCAGGTTGTACGTGGTGAGGTTGATTTCTTGACCGTAAAAGCCACCCACGTTGTTGGGTCCAAGAATCTTGGCAAACTTGAGCAGTAGGGAGCCCGATCCGGCAGCGGGATCATAGACCTTGTTGATGTAGTCGCGGCCATCAACTGCAATCCGGGTTAGTACCTCAGAGACTTCCTGTGGGGTGTAATACTCGCCTCCAGACTTCCCCGCCTGGGAGGCGTACATCTGCATCAGATATTCGTATGCGTCACCAAAGAGGTCAATGGCATTGTCTTCGAAGGCTCCAAGAGGAAGGTCTCCGATAGCGTCAAGGAGTTTGGCCAGTTTGGCGTTGCGCGCCTCAACAGTATTGCCCAGTTTAGAACTGTTGACATCAAGGTCATCAAAGAGGCCCCGCAGATCGCCCTCGCTCTCAGTTCCAACAGCAGACCCCTCAATGTTCTTGAAGACCCGCTCCAAGGTCTCATTCAAGTTGTCGTC
This genomic stretch from Schaalia sp. JY-X169 harbors:
- a CDS encoding restriction endonuclease; this translates as MTDMPNWEGFMIPTLEVMNDGQVRHWRDFQPLIADLVQLSDDQRNELLPSGSQFRYQNRIGWAVSFLTNVGAIDRPKRGHYRITDAGRQLLKLFPEGVKERDIDALGEDPNSPIRIYQATVERSAVPGPPTAPGESSMTPTEQVQSGIERIHEEVATDLLTRLQSREPGFFEQAVVDLLLAMGYGGTSGAGSVTQRSNDGGIDGVIDQDVLGLNRVYVQAKRYKDENVVGRPDLQAFVGALSGKADSGVFITTSRFSDGAKFYAENVPTRVILIDGKRLARLMIRYGVGVQVKETYKIVEIDEDFFA
- a CDS encoding type I restriction-modification system subunit M translates to MTPTSKEAQRAELHKTIWRIANDLRGSVDGWDFKSYVLGMLFYRFISEHLTSYLNGWEEQAGESGFDYATLADEHAETEREAIVSEKGFFISPSELFENVRKRASSDDNLNETLERVFKNIEGSAVGTESEGDLRGLFDDLDVNSSKLGNTVEARNAKLAKLLDAIGDLPLGAFEDNAIDLFGDAYEYLMQMYASQAGKSGGEYYTPQEVSEVLTRIAVDGRDYINKVYDPAAGSGSLLLKFAKILGPNNVGGFYGQEINLTTYNLARINMFLHGVNYEKFSIALGDTLIEPEHWDDEPFDAIVSNPPYSIKWAGDANPLLINDPRFAPAGVLAPKSKADLAFTMHILSWLAVDGTAAIVEFPGVLYRGGAEKKIRKYLVDNNYIDAVIQLPPDLFFGTTIATCIIVLKKSKTDNSILFIDASKQFKRVGNKNKLLAGNQEAILTALKDRVNVEYAAHLVSNEDVAAADYNLSVSSHVEAEDTREVIDIDELNAEIARIVARQSVLRTEIDAIVVDLEGGVA